Part of the Gimesia chilikensis genome, CTGGAGAATCGATTCTTAAAAGCCTGTTTTAAAGCAGATAAATTGATCAATTTAGTGAATATCAACGACGCCAAATGTGTTGAAATATTTATCAGTGAAGTGATTTGAGATGAGATTGCACCTCGGCGCAATTCTGTTGCCTGGTTTTTCATTTCAACGAAATGGCGTCTCTTTTCTGTGCAGTTTCGTTACCTGAGTTTGCATTTGATTCACGATGAAGTTTTTCAAATGGGGTTTAAACTTTACCCAGAGTCAAATCAATAAGACTTCTCACTTGAATTTGATTTCAGACAACGAACCTTGTCCAAGGAGCACTTCATGCATCACTTTCTGATTGAAAAGCTGTCTGAAAAGATCCCGATTGTCCGTAACGAACTCTGGAGTGTGTATGTGGATCAGAAGCCACGCTTCACCGGCACACTTCAGGAATGTTGTCAATGGGTCGCAGCGACACAAAGCCAGCCACGCGGTATTCTGAACTCACTGTTCAGCAGCAGTTGAAGAACTGAAAACGTTTATCCCATCAGTAACCCTGCACTTCATCAGACCGGGCCTGCAGTAAGACTGATTTTATCTCGGAAATAAAATCTGCACTTCAGCAACGAAACTTCAAGAAAACTGGCCGGAAAGGGGTATTCTGACATGTATCAGAAAACACTTCGTTTTAATCAGCAGACACCAGAGCATTTACCCATTGAGCTTGTCGCATTGGGAGACAAGCTGCGGGCGATCAAGCATCCCGAACAGCAGAACCTGCTCGAGAGTTATCATAAAGTCGTGAACTATTCCCGACAACGGGTCAAGATTGTCAACCTGATGTCGGATACTCTGGCCCAGTTGAGGCTGGATGTGAAATATCTGCTCTTCGATCTGGAGGTCACACAGTCGGAACGGGATTCCGCGATCGCCCAGTTGAAGGAGCTGCAGTAACAGTAGGAAGGATTTTTTCAGACTATCCTCTCGTCTCATAAATCCTGTTCAGGAACTTCAGGCTGATGTCAGGTCGCCCGTTAATCAGGATCACAGGCATTGATATGCTTTTCTGTTCTGGGGAGGTTTACCACTGCCCTGTGAGATCAGTATCAAACCATAAGTATCTAAATACTTCTACTACTTTGGTTTGGACAACGCATCAACCCATCAACATGCGACTGGACACAAATATCGTACAGTCGTCAAAGGTGGACTGAATCGGTTGCAGAAAATGAAAGTTAATTCAATTCTCTGCTCGAAAACCGGATTGTAGCGAGAAAGATGGTAGAATTGTTTCGTGTATGTGAATCATGATGTCTGGTGCAGGT contains:
- a CDS encoding transcriptional regulator; its protein translation is MYQKTLRFNQQTPEHLPIELVALGDKLRAIKHPEQQNLLESYHKVVNYSRQRVKIVNLMSDTLAQLRLDVKYLLFDLEVTQSERDSAIAQLKELQ